Proteins from a single region of Macrotis lagotis isolate mMagLag1 chromosome 2, bilby.v1.9.chrom.fasta, whole genome shotgun sequence:
- the INHBC gene encoding inhibin beta C chain yields MASPLFLGLLLLIPTAGGTEWDGNQCPACGISTSDPEEQRDLLLSLAKQSILDKLHLTQRPTLIQPVSRATLRTALRRLQGPRGRILSGSSLGGLGIGIEEQEYEIISFAETGHSIANRTVLDFRLSPDQTSASLEVLQARLGFFLQIPPNGTWNMYVRVLVPGLQDTKLNLTTQHQLEVDSSGWYQFLLGPEAQAAYSKGHLTLELEPKGWGAQSPVVLDKDAHQPFIIARVRLREKHRIHRRGIECQGESQMCCRQEFFVDFREIGWHDWIIQPEGYAMNFCTGQCPLHVAGMPGIAASFHTAVLNLLKANGAPGTTGGGSCCVPTARRPLSLLYYDRDSNIVKTDIPDMVVEACGCS; encoded by the exons ATGGCTTCTCCTCTGTTTCTGGGGCTCCTACTCCTGATTCCAACTGCAGGAGGCACAGAATGGGATGGTAATCAATGTCCAGCATGTGGAATATCCACTTCAGATCCTGAGGAGCAACGGGATCTGCTGCTCAGTCTGGCAAAGCAAAGTATCCTGGATAAACTGCACTTGACTCAGCGACCCACACTGATCCAGCCTGTGTCTAGAGCCACCCTGAGGACTGCACTCCGGCGTCTCCAAGGGCCCCGAGGAAGAATTCTGTCTGGTAGCAGTTTAGGGGGTTTGGGGATTGGTATTGAGGAACAAGAGTATGAGATCATCAGTTTTGCTGAGACAG GTCACTCAATTGCCAACAGGACAGTGCTGGATTTCCGACTCTCTCCTGATCAAACCAGTGCTAGCTTGGAGGTCCTCCAAGCCAGGCTGGGTTTCTTCTTGCAGATTCCTCCCAATGGCACATGGAATATGTATGTGAGGGTCCTAGTGCCTGGGCTGCAGGACACCAAACTCAATTTGACCACCCAGCATCAGTTGGAAGTGGATTCCAGTGGTTGGTACCAGTTCCTCCTTGGACCTGAGGCCCAGGCTGCTTACAGTAAGGGGCACCTAACCCTAGAATTGGAACCCAAAGGCTGGGGAGCCCAGAGCCCAGTTGTCTTAGACAAGGATGCCCACCAACCCTTTATAATAGCTCGGGTGAGACTAAGAGAAAAACATCGAATCCATCGTCGAGGCATTGAGTGCCAAGGTGAGTCTCAGATGTGTTGTCGACAAGAGTTCTTTGTAGATTTCCGGGAGATTGGCTGGCATGACTGGATTATTCAGCCTGAAGGTTATGCTATGAACTTCTGTACAGGGCAGTGCCCATTACATGTGGCAGGTATGCCAGGAATTGCTGCCTCTTTCCACACTGCTGTGCTCAACTTGCTCAAGGCGAACGGGGCCCCAGGAACAACTGGAGGAGGCTCCTGCTGTGTGCCCACTGCCCGTCGCCCTTTGTCCCTTCTCTACTATGACCGTGACAGCAACATTGTCAAGACTGACATCCCAGACATGGTAGTAGAGGCCTGTGGTTGCAGTTAA
- the INHBE gene encoding inhibin beta E chain, whose translation MEYPDVWLLLVLLWAQAGAQRATPRCPSCGLPTLGPQEERALVLELAKQQILEALQLTSRPSILHPPHPAVLARALRRLKSKKVAQMNQVETISFAEETDFSSTPACGSILSFHLSTPLHLPPYHIRLWLHLHPTLAGSPSIQIFQWDLESGVQGSQTLLAEHRMTTPGWNALTLPSRALEDTGSGVLKFKLVCRPHVGNTTAARHLLMDTAGHYQPFLVIRTQARVPGGDRAKRRTPTCEPGSLLCCKRDHYVDFQELGWQDWILQPEGYQLNYCSGQCPPHLAGSPGITASFHSAVFNLLKANSPWPSGPSCCVPTARRPLSLLYLDQSGNVVKTDVPDMVVEACGCS comes from the exons ATGGAGTACCCAGATGTCTGGCTCCTACTGGTACTTCTGTGGGCACAAGCAGGGGCTCAGAGAGCAACACCTCGATGCCCATCATGTGGATTACCCACACTAGGACCCCAGGAAGAGAGGGCCCTAGTCCTGGAACTGGCCAAGCAACAGATCTTGGAGGCATTACAGTTGACCAGTCGTCCAAGCATACTCCATCCTCCCCATCCTGCAGTCCTGGCCAGAGCCTTAAGGAGATTGAAGTCTAAGAAGGTGGCTCAGATGAACCAGGTGGAGACCATCAGCTTTGCAGAAGAAACAG ATTTCTCCTCCACTCCAGCCTGTGGATCTATCCTCAGCTTCCATCTCTCCACTCCCTTGCACCTACCTCCATATCACATCCGTCTTTGGCTGCATCTGCATCCTACCCTAGCTGGTAGCCCCTCCATTCAAATCTTCCAATGGGATTTGGAAAGTGGGGTCCAGGGAAGCCAAACCCTGCTGGCTGAGCATCGAATGACCACTCCAGGATGGAATGCTCTGACTCTGCCTTCTCGTGCATTGGAGGACACTGGCTCTGGGGTTCTGAAATTCAAGTTGGTCTGCAGACCTCACGTAGGCAATACCACAGCTGCCAGACACTTACTTATGGATACAGCTGGACACTATCAGCCATTCCTGGTGATTAGAACCCAAGCCAGAGTACCTGGGGGGGATCGGGCCAAGAGGAGGACCCCAACATGTGAACCTGGGAGTCTTCTATGCTGCAAGCGGGACCACTATGTAGATTTTCAGGAACTGGGCTGGCAAGATTGGATCTTACAGCCTGAGGGGTACCAGCTAAATTATTGTAGTGGACAGTGCCCGCCCCACCTGGCTGGCAGCCCAGGCATTACTGCCTCTTTCCATTCTGCTGTCTTCAACCTTCTCAAAGCCAATAGTCCTTGGCCATCGGGTCCCTCTTGCTGTGTTCCCACAGCCCGCCGGCCACTTTCCCTCCTCTATCTTGACCAAAGTGGCAATGTAGTCAAGACTGATGTACCTGATATGGTAGTGGAAGCCTGTGGTTGCAGCTAG